A region from the Sphingopyxis lindanitolerans genome encodes:
- a CDS encoding NAD(P)H-hydrate epimerase, whose protein sequence is MPIPADAPILTSAAMRVAEAACAAAGTSLSELMERAGAAVADTAWRMAAGAPILILCGPGNNGGDGYVAARLLGERGAAVRVAALAPPATDLAKAARAAWTGAVEAIVDGLPPAPLIVDALFGVGLTRPLADDLARRLRGFADKRILAVDVPSGVDADGQHGWEPPLPADVTLALGALKPAHVLLPTARRCGTVLLAPIGIAADRTMCSLPRQAARSPDAGSHKYNRGMLLVRAGPMAGAAALAAAAGLRAGAGYAVLSGADEAPFAAIIAEDGASYAARLDDKRLGAVVIGPGYPASDALGRDVAAAIAAGKPLVLDAAAIDVALPRLDGTPAILTPHEGEFARAFSDLAGNKIERARAAAERVGAVMIYKGADTIIAAPDGRVVAAWPGSPWLATAGTGDVLAGACGAMLASGGDAFDAAVAAVGWHIDAARRIGPGLVADDLIRD, encoded by the coding sequence ATGCCCATCCCCGCCGATGCCCCGATCCTGACCAGTGCGGCGATGCGCGTCGCCGAGGCGGCGTGCGCTGCGGCAGGAACGTCGCTGTCCGAGCTGATGGAGCGTGCGGGCGCGGCGGTTGCCGATACCGCGTGGCGGATGGCGGCGGGGGCGCCAATCCTGATTCTTTGCGGGCCGGGAAATAATGGCGGCGACGGTTATGTCGCGGCGCGGTTGCTCGGCGAGCGCGGCGCGGCGGTGCGGGTGGCGGCGCTCGCGCCGCCCGCGACCGATCTGGCCAAAGCGGCGCGCGCAGCATGGACTGGAGCGGTCGAGGCGATCGTCGACGGCTTGCCGCCCGCGCCGCTCATCGTCGACGCCTTGTTCGGCGTGGGATTGACGCGGCCGCTTGCTGACGATCTGGCACGGCGGCTGCGCGGCTTTGCCGACAAGCGGATCCTGGCCGTCGATGTGCCGAGCGGCGTCGATGCCGACGGCCAGCACGGTTGGGAACCGCCGCTTCCCGCCGATGTCACGCTCGCCCTGGGCGCACTCAAGCCCGCGCACGTCCTGCTTCCCACCGCAAGGCGCTGTGGCACCGTCCTGCTCGCACCGATCGGGATCGCCGCCGACCGGACGATGTGCAGCCTGCCGAGGCAGGCCGCTCGGTCGCCCGATGCGGGTTCGCACAAATATAATCGCGGGATGCTGCTGGTCCGTGCCGGGCCGATGGCGGGAGCGGCGGCGCTGGCGGCCGCGGCGGGGCTGCGCGCGGGGGCGGGCTATGCCGTGCTGAGCGGCGCGGACGAGGCCCCTTTCGCGGCGATCATCGCCGAGGATGGCGCGAGTTATGCGGCGCGCCTGGATGACAAGCGGCTCGGTGCGGTGGTGATCGGACCGGGCTATCCGGCGAGCGATGCGCTGGGCCGCGATGTCGCGGCGGCGATCGCTGCGGGCAAGCCGCTCGTGCTCGACGCGGCGGCGATCGACGTGGCGCTGCCACGACTGGACGGAACGCCCGCGATCCTGACCCCGCATGAAGGCGAGTTCGCGCGCGCCTTTTCCGATCTCGCCGGAAACAAGATCGAACGCGCGCGGGCGGCGGCCGAGCGTGTCGGGGCGGTTATGATCTACAAGGGCGCCGATACCATCATCGCCGCGCCCGATGGCCGCGTCGTCGCGGCCTGGCCGGGCAGTCCATGGCTGGCGACGGCGGGGACGGGCGATGTGCTGGCGGGGGCGTGCGGGGCGATGCTCGCGTCGGGCGGCGATGCCTTTGATGCGGCGGTCGCGGCGGTGGGCTGGCATATCGATGCGGCGCGCCGTATAGGCCCCGGCCTTGTAGCCGACGATCTGATAAGGGACTGA
- the ilvD gene encoding dihydroxy-acid dehydratase, which translates to MPSYRSRTTTHGRNMAGARGLWRATGMKDGDFGKPIIAVVNSFTQFVPGHVHLKDLGQMVAREIEASGGVAKEFNTIAVDDGIAMGHDGMLYSLPSRDLIADSVEYMVNAHCADAMVCISNCDKITPGMLMAALRINIPVVFVSGGPMEAGKVVLNGKEVALDLVDAMVAAADETYSDADVTAIEQAACPTCGSCSGMFTANSMNCLTEALGLSLPGNGSTLATHADRKALFLRAGRIIVEMCKRHYEEGDDSVLPRKIATFEAFENAMSLDIAMGGSTNTVLHLLAAAFEAGVDFTMADIDRLSRRVPCLSKVAPAKSDVHMEDVHRAGGIMAILGQLERAGLLHAHLPTVHSATLGDALNKWDISRTNDPEVQKFFMAAPGGVPTQVAFSQDRRWASLDLDREGGVIRSADHAFSKDGGLAVLSGNIALDGCIVKTAGVDESILTFAGPAKVYESQDAAVAGILTGQVEAGDVVVIRYEGPKGGPGMQEMLYPTSYLKSKGLGAACALITDGRFSGGTSGLSIGHVSPEAAEGGMIGLVENGDLIEIDIPGRGIKLVLSDAELAARRAAMEAKGADAWQPAKPRPRKVSVALQAYAAMTTSAARGAVRDLSQLKGKG; encoded by the coding sequence ATGCCTTCTTATCGTTCCCGCACCACCACCCACGGCCGCAACATGGCGGGCGCGCGCGGGCTTTGGCGCGCGACGGGGATGAAGGATGGCGATTTCGGCAAGCCGATCATCGCGGTCGTCAACAGCTTCACCCAGTTCGTTCCCGGCCACGTCCACCTGAAAGACCTCGGCCAGATGGTCGCGCGCGAGATCGAAGCATCGGGCGGGGTCGCCAAGGAATTCAACACGATCGCGGTCGATGACGGCATCGCGATGGGGCATGACGGCATGCTCTACAGCCTGCCGAGCCGCGACCTGATCGCCGATAGCGTCGAATATATGGTCAACGCGCACTGCGCCGACGCGATGGTGTGCATTTCCAACTGCGACAAGATCACGCCGGGCATGCTGATGGCGGCGCTGCGCATCAATATCCCGGTGGTGTTCGTGTCGGGCGGGCCGATGGAGGCGGGCAAGGTCGTGCTGAACGGCAAGGAAGTCGCGCTCGACCTGGTCGATGCGATGGTCGCCGCCGCCGACGAGACATACAGCGATGCGGACGTGACCGCGATCGAACAGGCGGCGTGCCCGACCTGCGGGAGTTGTTCGGGCATGTTCACCGCCAATTCGATGAACTGCCTGACCGAAGCGCTGGGACTGTCGCTGCCGGGCAATGGTTCGACGCTGGCGACCCACGCCGACCGCAAGGCGCTGTTCCTGCGCGCCGGACGGATCATCGTCGAAATGTGCAAGCGCCATTATGAGGAAGGCGACGACAGCGTGCTGCCGCGCAAGATCGCGACCTTTGAAGCGTTCGAAAATGCGATGAGCCTCGACATCGCGATGGGCGGATCGACGAACACGGTGCTTCATCTGCTTGCGGCCGCCTTTGAAGCGGGGGTCGATTTCACCATGGCCGACATCGACCGGCTGTCGCGGCGCGTGCCATGCCTGTCGAAGGTCGCTCCGGCGAAGAGCGACGTCCATATGGAGGACGTCCACCGCGCGGGCGGGATCATGGCGATTTTGGGCCAGCTCGAGCGCGCGGGGTTGCTCCACGCGCATCTGCCGACGGTGCACAGCGCGACGCTGGGCGATGCGCTGAACAAATGGGATATCTCGCGGACCAATGATCCCGAGGTGCAGAAATTCTTCATGGCGGCCCCTGGGGGCGTGCCGACGCAGGTCGCGTTCAGCCAGGACCGGCGTTGGGCCTCGCTCGACCTCGACCGCGAGGGCGGGGTGATCCGCTCCGCCGACCATGCGTTCAGCAAGGACGGCGGGCTCGCGGTGCTGTCGGGCAATATCGCGCTCGACGGCTGCATCGTGAAGACCGCCGGGGTCGATGAATCGATCCTGACGTTCGCTGGCCCCGCCAAAGTCTATGAAAGCCAGGACGCGGCGGTCGCCGGCATTTTGACCGGCCAGGTCGAGGCGGGCGACGTCGTCGTCATCCGCTACGAAGGACCAAAGGGCGGACCGGGGATGCAGGAAATGCTCTATCCGACCAGCTACCTCAAATCGAAGGGGCTGGGCGCCGCCTGCGCGCTGATCACCGACGGGCGTTTTTCGGGCGGCACATCGGGCCTGTCGATCGGTCATGTCTCGCCCGAAGCCGCCGAGGGCGGAATGATCGGTCTGGTCGAAAATGGCGATTTGATCGAGATCGATATTCCGGGGCGCGGCATCAAGCTGGTGCTGTCCGACGCCGAGCTGGCGGCGCGGCGCGCGGCGATGGAGGCAAAGGGCGCCGATGCGTGGCAACCCGCCAAGCCACGCCCGCGTAAGGTTTCGGTAGCCCTTCAGGCCTATGCTGCGATGACGACCAGCGCCGCGCGCGGTGCGGTGCGCGACCTGTCGCAGCTGAAGGGCAAGGGATGA
- a CDS encoding N-formylglutamate amidohydrolase codes for MSEAWRQLGTPRAGGLLLIGDHASAQVPDDIDLGIDPALLANHIAIDLGVAEVAALLVEAGAVDAAILGGVSRLVADCNRDEEAPGAIPIASDGHAIPGNALDHAGREARLARFFRPYHAHIAATIARHPPAMILSLHSFTPVLASDPEQARPWHVGVLYNEDDRLAGAAIAALRGEGLTVGDQLPYSGKLLNATMNRHAEANGVPYVGIEMRQDLVGNAAGQALFAERLARMCKNVTLNLPR; via the coding sequence GTGAGCGAGGCGTGGCGGCAATTGGGGACGCCGCGGGCAGGCGGCCTTCTGTTGATCGGCGATCATGCGTCGGCGCAGGTGCCGGACGACATCGACCTCGGCATCGACCCGGCGCTGCTCGCCAACCATATCGCGATCGACCTCGGGGTCGCCGAGGTGGCGGCGCTGCTGGTCGAGGCGGGCGCGGTTGACGCCGCAATCCTCGGCGGTGTGTCGCGGCTGGTCGCCGATTGCAACCGCGACGAGGAGGCGCCGGGCGCGATCCCGATCGCCAGCGACGGCCACGCCATTCCGGGGAACGCGCTGGATCATGCCGGACGCGAAGCCCGGCTGGCGCGTTTTTTTCGTCCCTATCACGCCCATATCGCCGCGACGATCGCGCGCCATCCGCCGGCGATGATCCTGTCGCTGCACAGCTTCACCCCCGTGCTGGCGAGCGACCCCGAACAGGCACGGCCGTGGCACGTCGGGGTGCTCTATAATGAGGACGACCGGCTGGCGGGCGCCGCGATCGCGGCGTTGCGCGGCGAGGGGCTGACCGTCGGCGACCAGCTTCCCTATTCGGGCAAGTTGCTCAATGCGACGATGAATCGGCATGCCGAGGCGAACGGTGTGCCCTATGTGGGGATCGAGATGCGGCAGGATCTGGTCGGCAATGCGGCGGGGCAGGCGCTGTTCGCCGAGCGATTGGCGCGGATGTGCAAGAATGTGACATTGAATCTGCCCCGATAG
- a CDS encoding class I SAM-dependent RNA methyltransferase — protein MSEAALIERIAARGDGVTADGRHVAGGVPGDRLAADGTLVPGPNRAEPPCRHFGKCGGCQLQHVAEGALAEFVQGRVVGALEGQQVAAGEVLPALLSPPQSRRRAALTALRTGKQVALGFNAAQSNQIVDMRMCPLLLPELFALIAPIRGLLGAIAPQRRPVKVKLQMLDQGAEVVLEGVRAEGLDAAMALQDFAGEHALARLAIDQGEGLETLWQPAPPTARFGEIAVEVPPFAFLQATATGQVALVDAVRDAIGDAAAVADLFAGVGTFALSVQAGRKVYAAEGARDAVAALTAAANRARALVATEHRDLFRRPLIPAELNRFGAVILDPPRAGAEEQVKQIAGSSVPAVAYVSCNPASFARDAKLLVDGGYRLDWVKPVGQFRWSTHVELAGRFSR, from the coding sequence ATGAGCGAAGCCGCGCTGATCGAGCGTATCGCCGCGCGCGGCGATGGCGTGACCGCCGACGGGCGCCACGTCGCGGGCGGCGTGCCGGGCGACCGCCTCGCCGCCGATGGGACGCTGGTGCCCGGCCCGAACCGCGCCGAGCCGCCGTGCCGCCATTTCGGCAAATGCGGCGGGTGCCAGTTGCAGCATGTCGCCGAGGGGGCATTGGCCGAGTTCGTGCAGGGTCGGGTCGTGGGGGCGCTGGAGGGTCAGCAGGTCGCGGCGGGCGAGGTGCTTCCCGCCTTGCTGTCGCCGCCGCAAAGTCGCCGCCGCGCGGCGCTCACCGCGCTGAGGACCGGCAAGCAGGTCGCGCTCGGCTTCAACGCCGCGCAGAGCAACCAGATCGTCGATATGCGGATGTGCCCGCTGCTGCTGCCCGAGCTGTTCGCGCTTATCGCGCCGATCCGCGGCCTGCTCGGCGCCATCGCGCCGCAGCGGCGGCCGGTGAAGGTCAAGCTCCAGATGCTCGACCAGGGCGCCGAGGTCGTGCTGGAGGGCGTACGCGCCGAAGGGCTCGACGCGGCGATGGCACTCCAGGATTTTGCGGGCGAGCATGCGCTCGCGCGGCTGGCGATCGATCAGGGGGAGGGCCTCGAGACTCTCTGGCAACCCGCACCGCCGACCGCGCGTTTCGGCGAGATCGCGGTCGAAGTGCCGCCCTTCGCTTTCCTCCAGGCGACGGCGACGGGGCAGGTGGCGCTCGTCGATGCGGTGCGCGATGCGATTGGCGACGCGGCGGCGGTCGCCGACCTGTTCGCGGGCGTCGGCACCTTTGCGCTGTCGGTGCAGGCGGGGCGCAAAGTCTATGCCGCCGAGGGTGCGCGCGACGCGGTCGCCGCGCTGACGGCGGCCGCGAACCGCGCGCGGGCGCTGGTCGCCACCGAGCATCGCGACCTGTTCCGCCGCCCGCTGATCCCGGCCGAACTCAATCGTTTCGGCGCGGTGATCCTCGATCCGCCGCGCGCCGGGGCCGAGGAGCAGGTGAAGCAGATCGCAGGGTCGAGCGTGCCTGCGGTCGCCTATGTCAGTTGCAACCCGGCAAGCTTCGCGCGCGATGCGAAGCTGCTGGTCGACGGTGGCTACCGGCTCGACTGGGTAAAGCCTGTCGGTCAGTTTCGCTGGTCGACCCATGTCGAACTGGCCGGGCGTTTCTCGCGATAG
- a CDS encoding MAPEG family protein, translating into MSQNLLAPGAVLILWTLVVLIWAGVSRFRAFAKAGIDLKAAPPGGRGADLEGVLPPLTNWKSHNYTHLVEQPTLFYAVILILHAVGGYPAYVVWIAWAYVVLRIVHSLWQATVNRIPVRFTIFMLATLCLVALALLAVIATLG; encoded by the coding sequence ATGTCGCAAAATCTGCTGGCGCCCGGTGCGGTGCTTATTCTCTGGACGCTCGTCGTGCTGATCTGGGCGGGGGTCAGCCGCTTCCGCGCTTTCGCCAAGGCCGGTATCGACCTGAAAGCCGCTCCACCCGGCGGCCGCGGCGCCGACCTGGAAGGCGTGCTGCCGCCGCTGACCAACTGGAAATCGCACAATTACACGCATCTGGTCGAGCAACCGACGCTTTTCTATGCGGTGATCCTGATCCTGCACGCGGTCGGCGGCTATCCCGCCTATGTCGTATGGATCGCCTGGGCCTATGTCGTGCTGCGGATCGTCCACAGCCTGTGGCAGGCGACGGTCAATCGCATCCCGGTGCGCTTCACGATTTTCATGCTCGCGACCCTGTGCCTGGTCGCGCTGGCGCTGCTCGCGGTGATCGCCACATTGGGTTGA
- a CDS encoding 4-(cytidine 5'-diphospho)-2-C-methyl-D-erythritol kinase, with protein MTMRETGWAKINLALHIRARRDDGYHEIETLFAFVDAGDALVADVADADRLTLDGEFAAGLCDGADNLVLRVLTLMRERHGADRVPPLAIGLTKNLPVAAGIGGGSADAAAMARLVRRHFLPEIGDAALPRLVAPLGADIAACVASATCLGTGVGTQLSAVPELALGGTPVLLVNPRQPVATGPVFAAWDGVDRGPLFTGADLRAQLFASRNDLQRPAIAGCPAIVDVLTELGALKPWLARMSGSGATCFALFDAAGERDAAAARLAARHPYWWQLAGALR; from the coding sequence ATGACGATGCGCGAAACAGGCTGGGCCAAGATTAACCTGGCGCTGCATATCCGCGCGCGGCGCGACGATGGCTATCATGAGATCGAGACGCTGTTCGCTTTCGTCGATGCGGGCGACGCGCTCGTCGCCGATGTGGCGGACGCCGACCGCCTGACCCTCGACGGCGAATTCGCCGCCGGGCTGTGCGATGGCGCCGACAATCTGGTACTGCGTGTGCTGACGCTGATGCGCGAACGCCATGGCGCCGACCGCGTGCCGCCGCTGGCGATCGGCCTGACCAAGAATTTGCCCGTGGCGGCGGGGATCGGCGGCGGGTCGGCCGATGCCGCGGCGATGGCGCGGCTGGTGCGGCGGCATTTCCTGCCCGAGATCGGCGACGCCGCGCTGCCGCGCCTCGTCGCCCCGCTCGGCGCCGATATCGCGGCCTGCGTGGCGAGCGCCACCTGCCTTGGCACCGGTGTCGGCACGCAATTAAGCGCGGTGCCCGAACTGGCGCTCGGCGGGACGCCGGTGCTGCTCGTCAACCCGCGCCAGCCGGTCGCGACCGGCCCGGTGTTCGCCGCGTGGGACGGCGTCGATCGCGGGCCTTTGTTCACCGGCGCGGATCTGCGCGCGCAGCTTTTCGCGTCGCGCAACGATCTGCAACGCCCGGCGATCGCCGGCTGCCCCGCGATCGTCGATGTGCTGACCGAGTTGGGTGCGCTGAAACCCTGGCTTGCGCGCATGTCGGGATCGGGGGCGACCTGCTTTGCGCTGTTCGACGCCGCCGGAGAGCGCGATGCGGCGGCGGCACGGCTGGCGGCGCGCCATCCGTATTGGTGGCAGCTCGCGGGGGCGTTGCGGTGA
- a CDS encoding CaiB/BaiF CoA transferase family protein, with protein sequence MTKPPRSGIAVQSHSEGTKMAMLEGIRIVDLSSVIFGPYATQMLADLGAEVIKVEAPGLGDVSRYLGSGVPDPTMGSIHLTVNRGKRSIVLDLKNPDDTAVLRDLIATADVFLHNIRGKAIARLGFDYQGCAALKPDIIYVHGTGFGQDGPYADLQAYDDVIQAASGTTSLLPRADGNPSPRYFPSLIADKVAGHFGAQAILAALVHKFRTGEGQEVEVPMFECFTAFMLTEHLRDATLDPAIGPAGYPRQLDPTRQPFPTLDGHVAIVPYTPESTARLMRLLGSEALLTSPDYEEAKAKGRHMPLVYAEIARQTPAKTTAEWLAIFAANDIPAMHVRDLDDIRNDPHLAATGFFRRREHPDVGGFFEMQPPVKYGAAPPRDLGYAPRIDADGAAIRAELARRA encoded by the coding sequence GTGACAAAGCCCCCGCGATCGGGCATCGCCGTCCAGAGTCACTCGGAAGGGACGAAGATGGCGATGCTCGAGGGAATCCGGATCGTCGATCTTTCGTCGGTCATCTTCGGCCCCTATGCAACGCAGATGCTCGCCGACCTCGGCGCCGAGGTGATCAAGGTCGAAGCACCCGGCCTTGGCGACGTGTCACGCTATCTGGGCAGCGGCGTTCCCGACCCGACGATGGGGTCGATCCACCTCACCGTGAACCGCGGCAAGCGCTCGATCGTGCTCGATCTCAAGAATCCCGACGATACCGCGGTGCTGCGCGATCTGATCGCGACCGCCGACGTCTTCCTGCACAATATCCGCGGCAAGGCGATCGCGCGGCTCGGCTTCGACTATCAAGGCTGCGCGGCGCTCAAGCCCGACATCATCTATGTCCACGGCACCGGTTTCGGGCAGGATGGCCCCTATGCCGATCTTCAGGCCTATGACGATGTCATCCAGGCGGCGAGCGGGACGACCAGCCTGCTCCCGCGCGCCGACGGCAACCCCAGCCCGCGCTATTTCCCTTCGCTGATCGCCGACAAGGTCGCGGGGCATTTCGGCGCCCAGGCGATCCTCGCCGCGCTCGTCCACAAATTCCGCACTGGCGAGGGGCAAGAGGTCGAAGTGCCGATGTTCGAATGCTTCACGGCGTTCATGCTGACCGAACATCTGCGCGACGCGACGCTCGACCCCGCGATCGGACCGGCGGGTTATCCGCGCCAGCTCGATCCGACGCGGCAGCCCTTTCCCACCCTGGACGGCCATGTCGCGATCGTTCCCTATACCCCCGAATCGACCGCGCGTTTGATGCGATTGCTCGGCAGCGAGGCGCTGCTCACATCGCCCGACTATGAGGAAGCAAAAGCCAAGGGGCGGCATATGCCTCTGGTCTACGCCGAAATCGCGCGCCAGACGCCCGCGAAGACCACCGCCGAATGGCTCGCAATCTTCGCCGCCAACGATATTCCCGCGATGCACGTGCGCGACCTCGATGATATCCGGAACGACCCGCATCTCGCCGCGACCGGCTTTTTCCGCCGCCGCGAGCATCCCGACGTCGGCGGCTTCTTCGAAATGCAGCCGCCGGTCAAATATGGCGCGGCGCCGCCGCGCGACCTGGGCTATGCGCCCAGGATCGACGCCGACGGCGCGGCGATCCGCGCCGAACTGGCCCGCCGCGCCTGA
- a CDS encoding MAPEG family protein encodes METNAILGPVATLALWSMIMWVWMYATRIPAMSRAKIDAKNLVGTTGRGLDDVLPAEVQWKAHNYNHLMEQPTVFYAVALALAIGGMGGGLNAQIAWAYVALRIVHSLVQATVNRVMWRFAIFALASLALIALCLHAFMGFVLH; translated from the coding sequence ATGGAAACGAACGCCATATTGGGGCCGGTCGCAACGCTCGCGCTCTGGTCGATGATCATGTGGGTGTGGATGTATGCGACGCGCATCCCCGCAATGAGCCGCGCCAAGATCGATGCGAAGAATCTCGTCGGCACGACGGGCCGCGGACTCGACGACGTCCTGCCCGCCGAAGTCCAGTGGAAAGCGCATAATTACAACCATCTGATGGAGCAGCCGACGGTGTTTTACGCCGTCGCGCTGGCGCTCGCGATCGGCGGCATGGGCGGCGGGCTCAATGCGCAGATCGCCTGGGCCTATGTGGCCTTGCGCATCGTGCACAGCCTCGTCCAGGCGACGGTGAACCGCGTGATGTGGCGCTTCGCGATCTTCGCGCTGGCCAGCCTCGCGCTGATCGCGCTGTGCCTGCACGCGTTCATGGGTTTCGTGCTGCATTAA
- a CDS encoding tetratricopeptide repeat protein yields MPGLRGRMLEQAIQADDLPAARSAALRLWQGGNRRLDAQLVLVVDAMRRSDWKGARDYLNGRSDKVDSSAIAKLIVPAFHSWIDVGAREKAPERHLLASAGKGRPEPALALEAALVEAAANRPADAATLAAETVPTDRMSQLVALRLAATLAAAGDAAAADALRGRIALAAGGREDPMLLLPEQPVSTARGGMAHWLALLGDSFARVPGGNVKLSLLFGRAAWWLDDRDWAVRSALAESLDRNGQQGDAAALLTSGRADIPPVLQMRRAELMADAGDLAGATALAEAAAKATPARSMLVRFADIARRADDREAAARAYAALEATLGDGPDDRALRGTLLIARAELRLQADDWDGASALIEQAVALRPDDAAVLNFAGYSAIERRKNVDQALARIEAAWRAEPQNAAITDSLGWAYFLTGRTADAVPLLEKAQASAPGNAVIVEHLGDAYWQAGRRFQARYTWRAAALVADADMGARLAAKLRDGLTAATTAP; encoded by the coding sequence TTGCCCGGCCTGCGCGGCCGGATGCTCGAACAGGCGATCCAGGCGGACGACCTGCCCGCCGCACGCAGCGCCGCGCTGCGGCTGTGGCAGGGCGGCAACCGGCGGCTCGACGCCCAACTCGTGCTCGTCGTCGATGCGATGCGGCGCTCCGACTGGAAAGGCGCGCGCGATTATCTGAACGGCCGATCCGACAAGGTCGACAGCAGCGCGATCGCCAAGCTGATCGTTCCGGCCTTCCATAGCTGGATCGACGTCGGCGCCCGCGAAAAGGCGCCCGAGCGGCATCTGCTCGCTTCGGCCGGGAAAGGACGCCCCGAACCCGCGCTGGCGCTGGAAGCGGCGCTGGTCGAGGCTGCGGCGAACCGCCCCGCCGATGCCGCCACTCTGGCCGCCGAAACCGTTCCGACCGACCGCATGAGCCAGCTCGTCGCGCTGCGCCTTGCCGCGACGCTTGCCGCGGCGGGCGACGCCGCGGCCGCCGATGCGCTGCGGGGGCGGATCGCGCTGGCCGCGGGCGGGCGCGAGGATCCGATGCTGCTGCTTCCCGAGCAGCCGGTATCGACGGCGCGCGGCGGGATGGCGCACTGGCTCGCGCTGCTCGGCGACAGCTTTGCGCGGGTGCCGGGAGGCAACGTCAAGCTGTCGCTGCTGTTCGGACGCGCCGCCTGGTGGCTCGACGACCGCGACTGGGCGGTGCGCTCGGCGCTCGCCGAATCGCTCGACCGCAACGGCCAGCAAGGCGATGCAGCGGCGCTGCTGACCAGCGGCCGCGCGGACATTCCGCCGGTCCTCCAGATGCGCCGCGCCGAATTGATGGCCGATGCGGGCGACCTTGCCGGCGCGACGGCGCTGGCCGAAGCCGCCGCAAAGGCGACCCCGGCGCGCTCCATGCTCGTCCGCTTCGCCGATATCGCGCGGCGCGCCGACGACCGCGAGGCGGCGGCGCGTGCCTATGCCGCCCTCGAGGCGACGCTCGGCGACGGGCCCGACGATCGCGCGCTTCGCGGCACATTGCTGATCGCCCGCGCCGAACTGCGCTTGCAGGCCGATGATTGGGACGGCGCATCGGCGCTGATCGAGCAGGCGGTCGCGCTGCGCCCCGATGATGCGGCGGTGCTCAATTTCGCGGGCTATTCGGCGATCGAGCGGCGCAAGAATGTCGACCAGGCGCTCGCCCGGATCGAGGCGGCGTGGCGGGCCGAGCCGCAGAATGCCGCGATCACCGATTCGCTCGGCTGGGCCTATTTCCTCACCGGCCGCACCGCCGACGCGGTGCCCTTGCTCGAAAAGGCGCAGGCGAGCGCGCCCGGAAACGCGGTGATCGTCGAACATCTGGGCGACGCCTATTGGCAGGCGGGGCGCAGGTTCCAGGCGCGTTATACGTGGCGTGCGGCGGCGCTGGTTGCCGATGCCGACATGGGCGCGCGCCTCGCGGCCAAGCTGCGCGACGGGCTGACCGCCGCGACGACGGCGCCGTGA